One genomic window of Pocillopora verrucosa isolate sample1 chromosome 8, ASM3666991v2, whole genome shotgun sequence includes the following:
- the LOC131797369 gene encoding nucleolar protein 11, with amino-acid sequence MADLREPFELCKVLQNGSLIGISRLTGDENVLLTFSDRRVLVYNLQHQKLINSWSVEQRDEVTCAAVYNPVDKTFLMAVNKTEIFMWKETDSDLNSCQRIQSEKNVFGLHVWNHLKVDPLVMFEDGSSMFLADLLHNNEERKAKRRKAMKCTHDLLWTSVFHHQNQLSSVSLRRDEKNEYILNATNHGTPAHWNPKNQAMEFKLTPPEEDAELLCGCLYEEGCHLVSYWSSGALCLTELETALEQKQGGEILVLSCKVIQRLQPLQHESNKEKRCLAMSAVDLDHICLCGSSMIDGKLKDVVMIWNIKYGTLQSWQTLDKIIEKQSSLLSYSRSRGAGCVCCIPGFICIGFHHLVAVCQFSIDRSSLASALGQLDSTAKFLRNNKVKPELLVTPKLARPGEALKHWQETIAREDEVEKEVLQKLKDPSKTPTLEVFSAELRKYMEFKLSEKDEKLENSNQLPESNKAVPVFVGKFGKRTEVLSQHFISSVLTRCTEEKNFWARDSISELLKTKCVPSSCSKDLLGAIVEKNDLDLLEECFDNIDGIAEDTVVLCARHILRLDHLILDETSKENQKEESQEEDFGQMPLGKTQAKYLCTILSYPVNDSFLQSSLRKLSFKDVKLLLDFLMYLMHHGLSGFGEEVDCKTLKYPQVLDWAGLLLNAHYTQLVLIPEAHEVLVSCHQLVAKQVRTYDKLRSVESFLDHFRRRKALPKAEKVAPYSIETLEL; translated from the exons ATGGCGGATCTTCGAGAACCTTTCGAACTGTGTAAAGTCTTGCAAAATGGCTCGCTTATTGGAATATCAAGACTAACTGGAGATGAAAATGTTCTCCTTACGTTTAGTGATAGAAGAGTTCTTGTTTACAAT CTGCAACATCAGAAACTTATCAACAGCTGGTCCGTGGAACAAAGAGATGAAGTAACTTGTGCTGCAGTTTATAATCCTGTCGATAAAACTTTCCTGATGGCCGTAAATAAGACG GAGATTTTCATGTGGAAAGAAACTGATTCAGATTTAAATTCATGTCAAAGAATCcaa tCAGAGAAGAATGTGTTTGGTCTCCATGTGTGGAACCATCTTAAAGTTGATCCACTTGTCATGTTTGAGGATGGGTCCTCAATGTTTTTGGCTGATCTTCTTCATAacaatgaagaaagaaaagcgAAAAGGAGGAAAGCCATGAAGTGTACACATGA cctTCTTTGGACTTCTGTTTTCCATCACCAGAATCAACTGTCTTCTGTATCTCTAAGAAGAGAT GAAAAGAATGAGTACATTTTAAATGCTACAAATCATGGAACACCAGCTCACTGGAATCCAAAGAACCAGGCAATGGAGTTCAAATTAACACCTCCTGAAGAG GATGCTGAGCTATTGTGTGGCTGTCTATATGAGGAAGGATGTCATTTAGTATCTTACT GGTCCAGTGGAGCTCTTTGTCTCACGGAGCTGGAAACAGCACTAGAGCAGAAACAAGGTGGTGAAATACTGGTTCTTTCCTGCAAAGTAATTCAGAGGTTACAACCTCTGCAACATGAAAGTAATAAGGAAAAG AGGTGTTTAGCTATGTCAGCTGTAGACCTGGATCATATTTGTCTCTGTGGAAGCAGCATGATTGATGGAAAATTGAAAG ATGTGGTCATGATATGGAACATAAAGTATGGTACTTTGCAGTCATGGCAGACTTTGGACAAAATCATTGAAAAACAGAGTTCACTGCTCAGTTACTCACGGAGTAGAGGAGCAGGCTGTGTATGTTGTATTCCAGGCTTCATTTGTATTGGCTTTCATCATCTTGTAGCTGTATGTCAGTTCTCAATTGATAGAAGCTCGTTAGCATCTGCTTTGGGACAACTGGATTCAACGGCAAA ATTCCTCAGGAATAACAAAGTTAAACCAGAGCTGCTCGTTACGCCAAAGTTAGCAAGACCAGGCGAG GCTCTCAAGCACTGGCAAGAGACAATTGCGAGAGAGGATGAAGTGGAAAAAGAGGTTCTGCAGAAGTTAAAAGATCCATCAAAG ACTCCTACACTTGAGGTGTTCTCTGCGGAACTTCGGAAATACATGGAATTTAAGCTGTCTGAAAAAG atgaaaaacttgaaaattctAATCAATTACCGGAATCTAACAAAGCTGTGCCTGTGTTTGTGGGAAAG TTTGGTAAGAGGACAGAAGTATTATCACAACATTTTATATCCAGCGTCTTGACGAGATGTACCGAAGAGAAAAACTTTTGGGCGAGGGACTCTATATCTGAGCTCCTCAAAACAAAGTGTGTTCCATCCAG ttgcAGTAAAGATTTACTTGGAGCTATTGTCGAGAAGAATGACTTG GATTTACTGGAAGAGTGTTTTGACAACATAGATGGAATTGCTGAAGACACCGTCGTTCTCTGCGCTCGCCATATTTTAAG ACTGGATCATCTAATACTTGACGAAACATCGAAAGAAAATCAGAAAGAGGAATCACAGGAAGAAGATTTTGGTCAGATGCCATTAGGCAAGACACAGGCCAAGTATTT ATGTACAATATTAAGCTACCCTGTCAATGACTCTTTTCTTCAATCCAGTTTAAGGAAGCTCTCTTTTAAAGACGTCAAA ctATTATTAGACTTCCTAATGTATCTTATGCACCATGGTCTGTCTGGCTTTGGAGAAGAAGTTGATTGTAAAACTCTGAAGTATCCACAG GTCCTTGACTGGGCAGGATTGCTGTTAAACGCTCATTACACCCAACTGGTGCTCATACCTGAAGCCCACGAAGTACTGGTCAGCTGTCATCAACTTGTGGCTAAACAG gtgcGTACTTATGATAAGCTGCGTTCTGTGGAAAGTTTCTTGGATCATTTTCGGAGACGGAAGGCTCTACCCAAAGCAGAGAAAGTGGCACCTTACAGCATCGAAACGCTGGAATTATGA